The genomic interval GTAAGTTTAGGTTACTTTTAAGTGCTATGTAAATATGCATAGGTacatttgatttataataataaaaatttcatcctgaattttgtaattattttaaaagttgaatttaatcaattataattaaattaaacaagctGGGATTTCGCATAAAATTACAAGAGTTGAATGGAGTACAATTGAAATGTTTCAGTAAGTACTGTTATTGGCATTTCTGGGAAACTCGACTTTATATTCCTTTTTCGTAATATAAATTGGATAAATTTTGTCAAGTATGAATCCCCATCTTTCTTTAGCTCTTTGTGTAATAAAGGTTTTATACTTTTGCgtacacatatttataacaattgaGACTTTCgacacagaaaataaaaaacattttttcaacaaCAGTATTTTGTACACCATTTTCTTTTTGATCACACACTGTAAAAGTTTGCATgcgtgtttacaatattttggataTTTAGGAATTACTTCGTCTATTAAAAGTATCGCCTACTTTTAATAGACGAAGTAATTCCTTTAAGAAACTTAAACTTtgcttaaactttcacaaagcagcccgtagtctggaagttggtgattgattcacccgtgcatcgcagagcacgtaaatgtcggtcctgcgcctgatctctttccggtcgtgtcggattgccgtcccatcaggctctaagagtgaaggaatagggagtgcacctgtgtctgcgcaaatgctagtgcactataatatgtcctgagcagctggctgatctccttaaatgacaacagccgccgtggccgaaatcggccgtggacgccattattagtTCCTTTAGGACGCAGTTAAAATCGCAGTCAACAGCTACTGCAAACCTCTTAAACAATTAATTCACAACTCATGTACTACTAACAATTCACACAAACAAGAAACCTGtgtttaaataaacatgaacaAGTGAATTACAATTCGGAATCATAATACGATTCCGTACAAACTTATGCAGATCTGCGTCGGTTTTACATAGTTTGTTGTACACCTGTTTTAGATGTATTTGCATTAATATAGCTTAAACTGTGTCACCAGAtttctcatcatctgcctagccttttcccaaccatgttggggtcgtcttccagtcaaaccagatgcagctgagtaaaagTCGTTCACGCGACTACTTATACAACttcctcaacgcagttacccgggcaacccgagaCTCTTAACTCTTTGGTAActctggttgtcagactttctggcttttgactacccgtaacgactgccaaagatgatcaAATGATAAATGGGACCTAGAATAAACGTTTAGatttacagtttatcgtgcttttctaatcacggaagaactcgttatgaccaAATGGGTCATAACTCGGGCCCGCCATGTGTTTTACTAATAGCTGCATATATGATTTCCTCAATCTAAGCACCTGGATACCACTTGCTAAGACGgttttgtcagactttttggctcGTAACTACCCATAGCGACTGTCAAAAGATTGCAgctatttaatcatttatttaaatactttggGCTATCGGTATCTGGCGTAGGTCTAAGACCTCATCTAACTTACAATATAATACACAGATGAACGTTTGTTGTGATCGCCTCTGTGGGTCGTATACTCCTAGTATTAATAGGTCAATGACCTTAGAATAAGCGGTAGGTACGAATCAAGCGTACACTTGCGTAGATATATAGTAAAACAAATAGATAGCATTATCAAAGAATAAGTTAATGTTTTTGCAGGTAATTCATAAGCTATATAAGAAgtctaatgatgatgattatattttttagattgCCTAATAAAATTTAGCTTTTATTAGGAATTCATAATGGGCCTGTTGAATATTGGATCTATTTTactcttaatattttaaatctaaaaatgtgttactaataaaaaaaaatggtataagATAGTATAAATTATTACTATCACACTAAAAACATAGCTGaacagaaaaaaagaaaaaaaaaacaagcctAGTACGAAAACTCCAGACGCCAGCCAGTAGTAGTTTTCCGACAAAAACTTATCAAGGAACTGAGGAACTATCAAACTCACTCAGTAAGCTAAAAACTTGGTCGTTCCCCTAATACTTATTATCTACTTATGTTTTATGAAGTCAAGTGTTCTAGACATGTGTTATCATCCGACTTGACCTCCAGACAACCCGGGTCGGTCGAAAATATTTACCCAAGACTTAACTCGTGTTCTCACTCATATTTAGATCGGTATGTTTGCAagtgatatatgtatgtagctaGTATAAATTGAACGAATTTGATTTAAAAACGAAGTGCAAATTAGGATTgacgttttcaaataaaagagagaaatataataaaagtcgAATGTGAGTTCGTCTTAATAGGgatagtaataaaaaagtacttaTATACGTTTGTTGCGACGGCGTTATGACTTGAACTTTTTTGGAAATCACTGCGATATTAAgcgtacttacacatttataatattttaattgagacgTGCCGAGGAGAGAGCAAATTGGCCGCGGCCATCTTGACATTTCTGCAGAAAGTTTTCTTGTCCAAACGAATCACGGCGTGTGCGTTGTCTATGCATAACTTCTGGTCTCAACATTGGCTCGCCCGACGGCGGCGTTCCGTCGCACgaacaatgataataaagttGACGATTGTTAGTGTGGTAACATACTCCCGGCCTTGAAAGCGTCAGGTTTCAACGTTGAATGACGCCTCTCTCCTTGGCTTGATTTGTAGTATTAATTGTCGGTTAGAGGAAGCGGGCAGATCTTGGAAAATGCCCGCCTTACTACGCCGTCTAGTTTGCGTATATCGGCAACACGAGATATACCGTCCTTCCCAGGGTAGGTTTTCAGTATTCTTCCTAAGCTCCACTTCAACGGTGGCAGATTGTCATCCTTAAGAAGGACAAGCGTGTTCTCTTTTAGGTCATTTTTATGTTCCTGCCACTTGCTCCTGGTCTGCAGCTCTGACACATATTCTTTAGACCAACGCCTCCAAAAGTGCTGCCGTATTTGCTCAACCCTCTGATATCGGGTGAGTCGGTGTTCAGGAACATCGTGGACGTCGGCAGGCACAGGCGCAGTCAGTGGACGGCCAACCAAAAAATGAGCAGGAGTAAGGGGGAGAAGGTCAAGAGGATCGGTGGACATGGGAGTCAGAGGACGTGAGTTTAAAATAGCTTCAATTTGCGTTAAAACCGTAGTGTACTCTTCAAACGTGAGATGTGCATTGCCAACTACACGACGGAGGTGATGCTTACAACTCTTAACGCCAGCTTCCCATAAGCCTCCAAAGTGGCTAGCATAAAATggaatcattttaaatttaatagtCTGCGAAGTTGCGTATTCTTTAATATCATCAGAACAATCatttaagaattttgaaaattcgtTCATTAAACCTACAAAGTTCTTGCCATTGTCAGAAAAGATCTCAATCGGTTTACCACGCCGCGAGATAAACCGCTTGAGAGCCAACATGTAAGCATCGGATGTGAGACCGCTTACAAGTTCCAGATGGACAGCACGCGTAACGaagcatataaataaacaaatgtaggaTTTTTGAACCCTTGCTCCTCTACCCTTACGGTTCAACGTGAACACCGGCCCCGCATAATCCACGCCGCACCGTATAAATGGATAACCAGGGTCGAGACGTTCTTGAGGCAAATTACCCATGATCGGAGTAACCGTGGTCGCGCGTAAACGTGCACACTTCACGCATTTGTGCACTACACATTTTGCGAGATTGCGACCGGCGATCGGCCACCAAGATTCCCttattgtaaataacaatagCTGCGGCGCAGCATGCATGGTACGGAGATGTTCATGCCGAAAGAGGAGCACGGTAAACCAATGTTTTGCAGATAATAAAATTGgatgttttttgttaaaattaaaattttcagaattttgtaTTCGTCCACCTACtcttatcaaattgtttttgtcaagaaataaatttaacttaagcaattgcgcatttttctttataaccCTTTTGTTGCTAAGCGACTCGCAAACACCGGGAAAAGATTCTTGTTGACTCAATTTAGCCAAAGCAAGTTCCGCATATTCGAGCTCCGTGACGGTTAAAAAGCCCGTTCGCCTATTATTTCTATTGcgcgtattataaataaatcgaaataaataagcAGCAGAACGCTTCAATCTTAAATATTGAGAAAACTTGGAAAATGGAAATAAACTGTCATCAATTGACTGATTAACTATGTGACAAAGCACATTAGACTTTAACTCGGGCAACTCTGAGTCGCAATTTACGTTATTATtacttgatatattttttatttcaaagtctatattgtgtaaaaattgTGGGCCGTCCCACCATAATGATGAAGAACTAAGTGTATCTAAGTATACTCCTCGCGACACTAAGTCCACAGGATTATCTTTGCCAGAGACATGTCTCCATGGGTGCTCCTTGGTTAGGTCATGGATCTCTGCCGTTCTATTCTGGACGtatgtttttagtaaattaGGAGGCATACCCAACCATCCTAGAACAACGGTGGAATCAGTCCAGAAAACGACATTATTGACTGTAGAACGTAGAGAGCCAATGACTTTGGAATATAATCGCGCTCCTAATAACGCGCCACACAACTCCAACCTAGGTATAGTTGTGGGTTTCGTAGGTGCGACCTTACCCTTAGCGCATAACAAGCGCACCGTAACGACAGATTCACTATTAATAGTGCGGACGTAAACACAGGCACCATACGCTACCTGCGAGGCGTCagtaaatatatgtagttcAGTATGTATTGGGTCACAACACATAACATATCGCGGTATACGTAGATTGCCAAGCGAAGATAAGTTGCTAGTAAACCGGTTCCAGACATAAGCTACGTCACTAGGAACAGGTTCGTCCCAATCTAGTTTTAATAaccaacatttttgtaacaatgtcTTGGCTATTGTTATAAACGGGCTTATTAACCCCAACGGATCAAAAATCTGGGCTGCGTGCGATAAAATAATGcgtttactaataataattgagTCTGATTTTATTTGCGAATAGTAGTTCAATTCGTCTGACGCATTATTCCAACCAATACCTAAAGTTTTGTTCTGAGTGTTATCGCCAGTTGCGAGTCGCTTAGTAACATTCTGCACATCATTTGGGTTCGCGCGGTCAAAGTTAACCCATatacgtaaaataaaacacgcaaatttaagtaaaattgaaattaaatcaccTTGAATGGCGGAACCAACCATCTGtatttgatttaaagaaatACCTGAACTCGACACCATTCCGGCATCAAAAACGACACGCAATTTAGTAGTCGTAGCGTTTTCACGAAACACTCCGTGATGAGGTAAAAAATAATGCGGTGTACTATACGTTTGAACAAGACTCATGTGACCTAAGTCAATGTATTCGTGTATGAAATCACTATACATTTGTTTATACTTGGCATTACGTAGTAATTTCTTTTCTAACGAGTAAAACCGGTTTTCGGCCTGAGTACGAGTGTCGCCCAAGCAATCAGGCGAACGCTTGAATGGCACTCGCACACAGAAGCGCCCGTCAGCCAGTCGCTTTGTTGTTTTGGTAAAATGCTCTTCGCATGCGAGTTCCTCGTCGGTgccgatattattattattcacggtCACCTCCTCTATTTCCCAAAATTTGCGTAAAGATTTATCTAATGAACAATCATCATCAGATATTGATGACTGTGTAAAAttacatgaaacatttttaataggtggattatttaaacatttaattgaacCAGACACGACCCAACCTAACTTTGTATTCTGAAGGTAAGGGCCGTTTATAAGTCGCATTTTACCTTCACAAATAACCTCCCAAAACAAATCCGCACCTATCAACATATCTATCTGTTGACTATCGTAAAACTTTGGATCAGCTAAAGTGATATTGTCCGGTATACTGAAAtgatttatattcaaagttgTTGTAGGTAACTTTGATGATATTTGCGGGAGAATTAAACACTGAACACGCGAAGCGAAACTTCCATTTCGTGACCGAAACTCAATAGTACAGGATTGCGAACACTGTGTTATTAAGTTTCCGACACCATGTATATTTTGAGTGGACTGTAtaattttaggttttaatttctttatgaaaaattgCGAAACAAATGAACGTTCACTTCCGCTATCCAGTATAACGCGCGCTTTATGGTATTCACCTGATTGGCCACGTACATCGACAATGGCAGTTGATAATAAGACAACTTTAGTCACATTGTTACAGCCCGCCTGAATATTGTGTACTTGTAAGGAGTTACTATGTGTTATATTACTAGTGTCAAGCTCTGAATTGCTAACAGCTGATTGCTCACTAGATGTCATTGACCTTTATCCTTACAGTTAGCAACCTCACAAATTAATGAATTGTGTTTTTTGTCACACTTTCTACACGGACCAAAGACACAAGTACCTACAGAATGGCCGGAACGCATACAGTTTATACACAAATTCttgtctttaattatttttaatctatctTCCGCACTTAAATCAAGAAAACTTTGACAAGAATACAAAGGGTGTTTTTCATTAcacattaaacaatttttatagaaCTTTGTAGACTTAGATTGTGAtttattgttagatttattaGTAACTACATTACAATGAACTTTAGAtgtggaaatattatttgtttgttttttattttcaaatccacTGGTTGCATTTATTTTGCTATGTGATACTATGAGAGTCTCTAATATTTCAGCTTTATTCCTAAGAAACTGTAACAAATTTTCCAATTTAATTATTGACTTTGAATTATTACCagtgtttaaattaattctatgtTCCTCCCAGTCACGCTCCGTGATGGGGTCTAATTTGGAAACTACaatatatataattaatgtATCCCTGTCGCTCGATTTTGCGAAGCAGCTGTTTGTTTTGCTCCacatcattaaataaaaataattgtgttaaAAGTGACTAGAAGTGCTATAAAGTGGTCAAACATAAACACTAACATTGCTACTGTGATTGAGACTAAAATAAGGTGTATTTGAGTGTCtaatttgataaattctatcgaaatattatcgataaaaaatcggtaaaaaaacttttaagttaaacggttttatcttatgtgcactgaaaactagaaaataaaaaaatagttacttacctgtcaacctacgtaggtggtcccggtcatattagactaaaataaaaacgtggggcccattaactattgctgtagtactctcttctagaggtataataggtgtggattgcatcgacttactataatcgtaactggagattttgacaatcaataatcagccgtagctcatgatctaccaaagtataaagatatgctttgccataggtaggatttcacagggccccacgttttattttagtctaatatgaccgggaccacctacgtaggttgacaggtaagtaactattttttattttctagttttcagtgcacataagataaaaccgtttaacttaaaagtttttaccgatttttattttctagttttagtatttaatgaaaatgcctaccgaatattcctcattctatctaattcatttagtgcatcattattacacggtctgttacctgacaatttattacaatctaattcatacatagcccttccagatactttttttttaacgaccccaaaaatcatcacatgacctctcctgctgtgggtcagcagcggtgagggagtgccagactcttgactaagaaccgttttgttccgtcgtaggcctttaatgtaccagggccgtggtaactctttcgaacaatctcgcagcccaggcaggccttggccctgttgggccccgctggagttactgacagttttctacttgtgaagcccttttatttgatacccatattggtgggattgataaaaaattgttatcagccatttggtagcggcggccatcttagatttcaattttgcatagtaaattgtattctacttgttgagacctttcatttgatacccatgttgatgggatttataaaacctaagttatccgccattttgtagaggccgccatcttggattttaattttatatagtacgttgtattctactggttgagaactttcatttgatacccatattgatgggattgataaaacctacgttatccgccattttgtagcggccgccatcttggatttcaattttttatagtatattgtattctgcttgttgagccctttcatttgatacccatattgatgggattgataaaatctacgttatccgccattttgtgccggcggccatattggatttacaatgttattgatattactatattgtattgtcatcggaattaaaggtgtatacaaaatttcagattaatcggttgacaggaagagggtgaaatttgaattactaaatttgacccaagaaaaaagaatgaataaataataaaacaaactgggtgagctaaataaaaccgtttaaaaaatagtttcaccgtcaattattaacaaaaagtGCGTCGTGGTTGAACGCGTAAGCGCCGCGAATCGCCTGGCGCTTACTACGTTTTTCTCGCGAGCTTGCGCCGACTGGCGTTGAACTgagccacaaaatacataggtacagaagtcaatctcatgtatgtacttcacttttcatgcctaaactcggcggtcgcgctagggttgtcaactgttttatgcgcataaaactaacgtggtagttgtactcgtatctaattatttgatgtattgttgagaataaaacaggaaaaatgaaatataaaccaataataataaaatatttaatgtggcatacaagaggttaataaacactttcaacggaaattcgtttgaacgagataccgtttttcagaaaccgcaatttataattttgttattcatacatatatacttaccctactctttacttgttaaaagaaatatttttgtatgtaatggattggtacagtccctgatctaagcttgtttctacctacagaaaacttgatgtgcgagttttatttcgtctaccttacaacatagtctcgccatgatcacaaaaattatcaactcctactagcaataatctttgagggtaggtaggcaggttcgcctgggtcgacactagcaaaacttattacggcattgggccagaggccgccgccggggcgcttacctacccacctaactgtacctacctactgcgtttattaaacgaaccatcgaaatatgagaaaataagtaggtacatactataggtaatacgacaggctaaaaaaacgacaattcactgtttattgttgtataaaacaaccgtcaacttgttcaattataatacgaattttgttgctccattattactttttcttttgttattaaaattaaaaatattacagtcaaattacagttaggtaggtatcacaacgcgtgcacatttatctacctttgtgtgacgcgcttatctcaagaaagcggcagccgcgctcgcactgttttgagttgttttgagacagcgcgtctgtgaacacgcacacatagacacctttgtctgcgtgactcgaacgcgctttgtatgtagattgacttctgtacctatgtattttgtgactgAGCACCCGAGGGCCTTTTTTAGTGTGCGCCTTTTGGTACAAGAATAGTAAACAAACGCGAAGATCTTTATTAGTGTGCTGAATTACAAACCAACgagcaacaaacaaaaactgtagaataaaaaaacatttctattttctttactacaacattaaattaaacataataatgtCTGCTACGTGGAGCTGTTGTAATGAAGATAAAGAGGAAGATTGTGCCACTTGCTGCCAATGTAAACATCTATTTCACCTCACTTGTCTGAAATCAACACATAAGCGAGCAGATCCTTCTGATTTCTTGGCACCGAATTGGCGTTGTTTCTTGTGTATGTCTGCAGCCCCAGCGAGATGTGCTGTTTCTGCAAACAATAAAACGTCTCGTTCCAAGAAACGGCTGGCCCTTTCCTCACCACCGTCTGCTAATTCAGATCCAGCAACCACGGAAGATATACGCACTATTGTCAGTGAAATTATCGAAGCCGAAACAGTCAAAATGCTTGCTGAattaaaaaacactataaaCTCCATGGTAACTTCGGAATTGAAGACAATCAAAGATGAAATACAAAGCATGAAGGAGTCTATGGCTTTCATTGGTAACGACTACGATGATATCAAGAAAGAACTTACGACATACTCAGCCTTAGCAAAGAATTTAGAAGCACAGAACGAGGATATGAAGAATACTATCTCCAATTTAACAGGTCGCCTGAACTCAATTGAACAGCATGCCAGGAGCAGCAATATTGAAATACAGTGCGTCCCAGAGTTTAAATCGGAAAATTTGGTGTCTGTAACTAAACAGTTGGGTTCCGTTATTGGTCATAATGTAGAAGAAAATCAGATACTACACTGTACCAGAGTTGCAAAGTTAAACCGAGATTCTGACCGTCCAAGATCTATTGTGGTTCAATTTTGTTCTCCCAGAGCTCGAGACGGTTACTTAGCGGCTGCAATTAACTATAATAAGAAGAGCGGAAAGGAAAAGTTAAATTCATCTCACTTGGGAATAGCGGGTGAGAAAAAACCAATCTTTATCACAGAACACCTATCACCGTCTAACAAGGCTCTTCATGCCGCTGCAAGAGTGAAAGCTAAAGCCCTCGGATATATGTTCGTTTGGGTGAGAGGCGGCCGTATTTTAATGCGTAAGGACAGCACTTCCGAGTATAAGGTTATCAAGGATAAGACTTGCCTTGAAAAACTCGTGTGAATGTTATTTGGCCTGTGCAACTTTCatgttttttagtttaagtCTTTAACAATgctgaatatattttatcagaatgtTAGGGGGTTACGTAGTAAAACACATAATTTTCTGACCTCTGTGAGCACAGCGAATTATGACTTAATAATATTGACGGAGACTTGGCTGAATAGCAATGTGTATACTAGTGAATTGTTTGATGATAGGTATATTGTGTACAGGAGGGATAGAGAGACTGCAACTTTTAGTCGCAAAAAAGACGGTGGGGGAGTATTGATTGccgtattaaaaaaatataattctcaaAGATTATCGTGCAGAGAGAGCAATTGTGAAGATATTTGGATATCTATCGACCTAAACACTAATATACCGCACCGGATAGAATTATGTGCAGTTTATCTTCCTCCACCGATCACAAAATCAGTACTTGATTACTTCGTGGCAAATTGTAATAACTTTT from Helicoverpa armigera isolate CAAS_96S chromosome 19, ASM3070526v1, whole genome shotgun sequence carries:
- the LOC135118258 gene encoding uncharacterized protein LOC135118258; amino-acid sequence: MSATWSCCNEDKEEDCATCCQCKHLFHLTCLKSTHKRADPSDFLAPNWRCFLCMSAAPARCAVSANNKTSRSKKRLALSSPPSANSDPATTEDIRTIVSEIIEAETVKMLAELKNTINSMVTSELKTIKDEIQSMKESMAFIGNDYDDIKKELTTYSALAKNLEAQNEDMKNTISNLTGRLNSIEQHARSSNIEIQCVPEFKSENLVSVTKQLGSVIGHNVEENQILHCTRVAKLNRDSDRPRSIVVQFCSPRARDGYLAAAINYNKKSGKEKLNSSHLGIAGEKKPIFITEHLSPSNKALHAAARVKAKALGYMFVWVRGGRILMRKDSTSEYKVIKDKTCLEKLV
- the LOC135118257 gene encoding uncharacterized protein LOC135118257, encoding MGNLPQERLDPGYPFIRCGVDYAGPVFTLNRKGRGARVQKSYICLFICFVTRAVHLELVSGLTSDAYMLALKRFISRRGKPIEIFSDNGKNFVGLMNEFSKFLNDCSDDIKEYATSQTIKFKMIPFYASHFGGLWEAGVKSCKHHLRRVVGNAHLTFEEYTTVLTQIEAILNSRPLTPMSTDPLDLLPLTPAHFLVGRPLTAPVPADVHDVPEHRLTRYQRVEQIRQHFWRRWSKEYVSELQTRSKWQEHKNDLKENTLVLLKDDNLPPLKWSLGRILKTYPGKDGISRVADIRKLDGVVRRAFSKICPLPLTDN